Proteins from a single region of Macaca fascicularis isolate 582-1 chromosome 5, T2T-MFA8v1.1:
- the PLA2G12A gene encoding group XIIA secretory phospholipase A2: MALLPRPALTLLFLLMAAVVRCQEEAQTTDWRATLKTIRNGVHKIDTYLNAALDLLGGEDGLCQYKCSDGSKPFPRYGYKPSPPNGCGSPLFGVHLNIGIPSLTKCCNQHDRCYETCGKSKNDCDEEFQYCLSKICRDVQKTLGLTQHVQACETTVELLFDSVIHLGCKPYLDSQRAACRCHYEEKTDL; encoded by the exons ATGGCCCTGCTCCCGCGCCCCGCGCTCACCCTCCTGTTCCTCCTCATGGCCGCTGTTGTCAGGTGCCAGGAGGAGGCCCAGACCACCGACTGGAGGGCCACCCTGAAGACCATCCGGAACGGCGTTCATAAGATAGACACGTACCTGAACGCCGCCTTGGACCTCCTGGGAGGCGAGGACGGTCTCTGCCAGTATAAATGCAGTGACG gaTCTAAGCCTTTCCCACGTTATGGTTATAAACCCTCCCCACCGAATGGATGTGGCTCTCCACTGTTTGGTGTTCAT CTTAACATTGGTATCCCTTCCCTGACAAAGTGTTGCAACCAACACGACAGGTGCTATGAGACCTGTGGCAAAAGCAAGAATGACTGTGATGAGGAATTCCAATATTGCCTCTCCAAGATCTGCCGAGATGTACAGAAAACACTAGGACTTACTCAGCATGTTCAGG CATGTGAAACAACAGTGGAACTCTTGTTTGACAGTGTTATACATTTGGGTTGTAAACCATATCTGGACAGCCAACGAGCTGCATGCAGGTGTCATTATGAAGAAAAAACCGATCTTTAA
- the CFI gene encoding complement factor I isoform X9 produces the protein MFVCKSSWSMREANVACLDLGFQQGADSERRFKLSDLSINSTECLHVHCRGLETSLAECTFTKRRTMDYQDLADVVCYTQKADSPTNDSFQCVNGKYISQTKACDGINDCGDQSDELCCKACHGRSFHCKSDVCIPSQYRCNGEVDCITGDDEVGCEEETEILTADMDAERRRIKSLLPKLSCGVKNRMHVRRKRIVGGKLAKLGDFPWQVGIKDAKGITCGGIYIGGCWVLTAAHCLSASKTHRYQIWTTVVDWIHPSIKDIVVEYADRIIFHENYNAGTYQNDIALIKMKKEGNKKDCELPRSIPACVPWSPYLFQPDDTCIISGWGREKDNEKVFSLRWGEVKLISNCSKFYGNRFYEKEMECAGTYDGSIDACKGDSGGPLVCMDANNVTYVWGVVSWGENCGKPEFPGVYTKVANYFDWISYHVGRPLISQHNV, from the exons AGGTGCTGATAGTGAAAGAAGGTTTAAGTTGTCTGATCTCTCTATAAATTCCACTGAATGTCTACATGTACATTGCCGAGgattagagaccagcttggctgaATGTACTTTTACTAAGAGAAGAACTATGGATTACCAGGATTTAGCTGATGTGGTGTGTTACACACAGAAAGCAG ATTCTCCAACGAATGACTCCTTTCAGTGCGTGAATGGGAAATACATTTCTCAGACGAAGGCCTGTGATGGTATCAatgattgtggagaccaaagtgaTGAACTGTGTTGTAAAG CATGCCATGGCAGAAGCTTCCATTGTAAATCGGATGTTTGCATTCCAAGCCAGTATCGATGCAACGGTGAGGTGGACTGCATTACAGGGGACGATGAAGTTGGCTGTGAAG aagaaacagaaattttgaCTGCTGACATGGATGCAG AAAGAAGACGGATAAAATCATTATTACCTAAATTATCTTGTGGAGTTAAAAACAGAATGCACGTTCGAAGGAAACGAATTGTGGGAGGAAAGCTAGCAAAACTG GGAGACTTCCCATGGCAGGTGGGAATTAAGGATGCCAAAGGAATCACCTGTGGGGGAATTTATATTGGTGGCTGTTGGGTTCTGACTGCTGCACATTGTCTCAG tGCCAGTAAAACTCATCGTTACCAAATATGGACAACAGTAGTAGACTGGATACACCCCAGCATTAAAGATATAGTAGTTGAATACGCGGATAGAATTATTTTCCATGAAAACTACAATGCAGGCACCTACCAAAACGACATCGctttgattaaaatgaaaaaagagggaAACAAAAAAGATTGTGAGCTGCCTCGTTCCATCCCTGCCTGTGTCCCCTGGTCTCCTTATCTATTCCAGCCTGATGATACATGCATCATTTCTGGCTGGGGACGAGAAAAAG ATAATGAAAAAGTCTTTTCACTTCGGTGGGGTGAAGTTAAACTAATAAGCAACTGCTCTAAGTTTTATGGAAATCGCTtctatgaaaaagaaatggaatgcgCAG GTACATATGATGGTTCCATCGATGCCTGTAAAGGGGACTCTGGAGGCCCCTTAGTCTGTATGGATGCCAACAATGTGACTTATGTCTGGGGTGTTGTGAGTTGGGGGGAAAACTGTGGAAAACCAGAGTTCCCAGGTGTTTACACCAAAGTGGCCAATTATTTTGACTGGATTAGCTACCATGTGGGAAGGCCTCTTATTTCTCAGCACAATGTATAA
- the CFI gene encoding complement factor I isoform X8, giving the protein MFVCKSSWSMREANVACLDLGFQQGADSERRFKLSDLSINSTECLHVHCRGLETSLAECTFTKRRTMDYQDLADVVCYTQKADSPTNDSFQCVNGKYISQTKACDGINDCGDQSDELCCKACHGRSFHCKSDVCIPSQYRCNGEVDCITGDDEVGCEGFASVAQEETEILTADMDAERRRIKSLLPKLSCGVKNRMHVRRKRIVGGKLAKLGDFPWQVGIKDAKGITCGGIYIGGCWVLTAAHCLSASKTHRYQIWTTVVDWIHPSIKDIVVEYADRIIFHENYNAGTYQNDIALIKMKKEGNKKDCELPRSIPACVPWSPYLFQPDDTCIISGWGREKDNEKVFSLRWGEVKLISNCSKFYGNRFYEKEMECAGTYDGSIDACKGDSGGPLVCMDANNVTYVWGVVSWGENCGKPEFPGVYTKVANYFDWISYHVGRPLISQHNV; this is encoded by the exons AGGTGCTGATAGTGAAAGAAGGTTTAAGTTGTCTGATCTCTCTATAAATTCCACTGAATGTCTACATGTACATTGCCGAGgattagagaccagcttggctgaATGTACTTTTACTAAGAGAAGAACTATGGATTACCAGGATTTAGCTGATGTGGTGTGTTACACACAGAAAGCAG ATTCTCCAACGAATGACTCCTTTCAGTGCGTGAATGGGAAATACATTTCTCAGACGAAGGCCTGTGATGGTATCAatgattgtggagaccaaagtgaTGAACTGTGTTGTAAAG CATGCCATGGCAGAAGCTTCCATTGTAAATCGGATGTTTGCATTCCAAGCCAGTATCGATGCAACGGTGAGGTGGACTGCATTACAGGGGACGATGAAGTTGGCTGTGAAG gcTTTGCATCTGTGGCTCAAG aagaaacagaaattttgaCTGCTGACATGGATGCAG AAAGAAGACGGATAAAATCATTATTACCTAAATTATCTTGTGGAGTTAAAAACAGAATGCACGTTCGAAGGAAACGAATTGTGGGAGGAAAGCTAGCAAAACTG GGAGACTTCCCATGGCAGGTGGGAATTAAGGATGCCAAAGGAATCACCTGTGGGGGAATTTATATTGGTGGCTGTTGGGTTCTGACTGCTGCACATTGTCTCAG tGCCAGTAAAACTCATCGTTACCAAATATGGACAACAGTAGTAGACTGGATACACCCCAGCATTAAAGATATAGTAGTTGAATACGCGGATAGAATTATTTTCCATGAAAACTACAATGCAGGCACCTACCAAAACGACATCGctttgattaaaatgaaaaaagagggaAACAAAAAAGATTGTGAGCTGCCTCGTTCCATCCCTGCCTGTGTCCCCTGGTCTCCTTATCTATTCCAGCCTGATGATACATGCATCATTTCTGGCTGGGGACGAGAAAAAG ATAATGAAAAAGTCTTTTCACTTCGGTGGGGTGAAGTTAAACTAATAAGCAACTGCTCTAAGTTTTATGGAAATCGCTtctatgaaaaagaaatggaatgcgCAG GTACATATGATGGTTCCATCGATGCCTGTAAAGGGGACTCTGGAGGCCCCTTAGTCTGTATGGATGCCAACAATGTGACTTATGTCTGGGGTGTTGTGAGTTGGGGGGAAAACTGTGGAAAACCAGAGTTCCCAGGTGTTTACACCAAAGTGGCCAATTATTTTGACTGGATTAGCTACCATGTGGGAAGGCCTCTTATTTCTCAGCACAATGTATAA
- the CFI gene encoding complement factor I isoform X6, translated as MFVCKSSWSMREANVACLDLGFQQGADSERRFKLSDLSINSTECLHVHCRGLETSLAECTFTKRRTMDYQDLADVVCYTQKADSPTNDSFQCVNGKYISQTKACDGINDCGDQSDELCCKACHGRSFHCKSDVCIPSQYRCNGEVDCITGDDEVGCEAARHPTIQGFASVAQEETEILTADMDAERRRIKSLLPKLSCGVKNRMHVRRKRIVGGKLAKLGDFPWQVGIKDAKGITCGGIYIGGCWVLTAAHCLSASKTHRYQIWTTVVDWIHPSIKDIVVEYADRIIFHENYNAGTYQNDIALIKMKKEGNKKDCELPRSIPACVPWSPYLFQPDDTCIISGWGREKDNEKVFSLRWGEVKLISNCSKFYGNRFYEKEMECAGTYDGSIDACKGDSGGPLVCMDANNVTYVWGVVSWGENCGKPEFPGVYTKVANYFDWISYHVGRPLISQHNV; from the exons AGGTGCTGATAGTGAAAGAAGGTTTAAGTTGTCTGATCTCTCTATAAATTCCACTGAATGTCTACATGTACATTGCCGAGgattagagaccagcttggctgaATGTACTTTTACTAAGAGAAGAACTATGGATTACCAGGATTTAGCTGATGTGGTGTGTTACACACAGAAAGCAG ATTCTCCAACGAATGACTCCTTTCAGTGCGTGAATGGGAAATACATTTCTCAGACGAAGGCCTGTGATGGTATCAatgattgtggagaccaaagtgaTGAACTGTGTTGTAAAG CATGCCATGGCAGAAGCTTCCATTGTAAATCGGATGTTTGCATTCCAAGCCAGTATCGATGCAACGGTGAGGTGGACTGCATTACAGGGGACGATGAAGTTGGCTGTGAAG cagcTAGACATCCTACAATTCAAG gcTTTGCATCTGTGGCTCAAG aagaaacagaaattttgaCTGCTGACATGGATGCAG AAAGAAGACGGATAAAATCATTATTACCTAAATTATCTTGTGGAGTTAAAAACAGAATGCACGTTCGAAGGAAACGAATTGTGGGAGGAAAGCTAGCAAAACTG GGAGACTTCCCATGGCAGGTGGGAATTAAGGATGCCAAAGGAATCACCTGTGGGGGAATTTATATTGGTGGCTGTTGGGTTCTGACTGCTGCACATTGTCTCAG tGCCAGTAAAACTCATCGTTACCAAATATGGACAACAGTAGTAGACTGGATACACCCCAGCATTAAAGATATAGTAGTTGAATACGCGGATAGAATTATTTTCCATGAAAACTACAATGCAGGCACCTACCAAAACGACATCGctttgattaaaatgaaaaaagagggaAACAAAAAAGATTGTGAGCTGCCTCGTTCCATCCCTGCCTGTGTCCCCTGGTCTCCTTATCTATTCCAGCCTGATGATACATGCATCATTTCTGGCTGGGGACGAGAAAAAG ATAATGAAAAAGTCTTTTCACTTCGGTGGGGTGAAGTTAAACTAATAAGCAACTGCTCTAAGTTTTATGGAAATCGCTtctatgaaaaagaaatggaatgcgCAG GTACATATGATGGTTCCATCGATGCCTGTAAAGGGGACTCTGGAGGCCCCTTAGTCTGTATGGATGCCAACAATGTGACTTATGTCTGGGGTGTTGTGAGTTGGGGGGAAAACTGTGGAAAACCAGAGTTCCCAGGTGTTTACACCAAAGTGGCCAATTATTTTGACTGGATTAGCTACCATGTGGGAAGGCCTCTTATTTCTCAGCACAATGTATAA
- the CFI gene encoding complement factor I isoform X7, with protein MFVCKSSWSMREANVACLDLGFQQGADSERRFKLSDLSINSTECLHVHCRGLETSLAECTFTKRRTMDYQDLADVVCYTQKADSPTNDSFQCVNGKYISQTKACDGINDCGDQSDELCCKACHGRSFHCKSDVCIPSQYRCNGEVDCITGDDEVGCEARHPTIQGFASVAQEETEILTADMDAERRRIKSLLPKLSCGVKNRMHVRRKRIVGGKLAKLGDFPWQVGIKDAKGITCGGIYIGGCWVLTAAHCLSASKTHRYQIWTTVVDWIHPSIKDIVVEYADRIIFHENYNAGTYQNDIALIKMKKEGNKKDCELPRSIPACVPWSPYLFQPDDTCIISGWGREKDNEKVFSLRWGEVKLISNCSKFYGNRFYEKEMECAGTYDGSIDACKGDSGGPLVCMDANNVTYVWGVVSWGENCGKPEFPGVYTKVANYFDWISYHVGRPLISQHNV; from the exons AGGTGCTGATAGTGAAAGAAGGTTTAAGTTGTCTGATCTCTCTATAAATTCCACTGAATGTCTACATGTACATTGCCGAGgattagagaccagcttggctgaATGTACTTTTACTAAGAGAAGAACTATGGATTACCAGGATTTAGCTGATGTGGTGTGTTACACACAGAAAGCAG ATTCTCCAACGAATGACTCCTTTCAGTGCGTGAATGGGAAATACATTTCTCAGACGAAGGCCTGTGATGGTATCAatgattgtggagaccaaagtgaTGAACTGTGTTGTAAAG CATGCCATGGCAGAAGCTTCCATTGTAAATCGGATGTTTGCATTCCAAGCCAGTATCGATGCAACGGTGAGGTGGACTGCATTACAGGGGACGATGAAGTTGGCTGTGAAG cTAGACATCCTACAATTCAAG gcTTTGCATCTGTGGCTCAAG aagaaacagaaattttgaCTGCTGACATGGATGCAG AAAGAAGACGGATAAAATCATTATTACCTAAATTATCTTGTGGAGTTAAAAACAGAATGCACGTTCGAAGGAAACGAATTGTGGGAGGAAAGCTAGCAAAACTG GGAGACTTCCCATGGCAGGTGGGAATTAAGGATGCCAAAGGAATCACCTGTGGGGGAATTTATATTGGTGGCTGTTGGGTTCTGACTGCTGCACATTGTCTCAG tGCCAGTAAAACTCATCGTTACCAAATATGGACAACAGTAGTAGACTGGATACACCCCAGCATTAAAGATATAGTAGTTGAATACGCGGATAGAATTATTTTCCATGAAAACTACAATGCAGGCACCTACCAAAACGACATCGctttgattaaaatgaaaaaagagggaAACAAAAAAGATTGTGAGCTGCCTCGTTCCATCCCTGCCTGTGTCCCCTGGTCTCCTTATCTATTCCAGCCTGATGATACATGCATCATTTCTGGCTGGGGACGAGAAAAAG ATAATGAAAAAGTCTTTTCACTTCGGTGGGGTGAAGTTAAACTAATAAGCAACTGCTCTAAGTTTTATGGAAATCGCTtctatgaaaaagaaatggaatgcgCAG GTACATATGATGGTTCCATCGATGCCTGTAAAGGGGACTCTGGAGGCCCCTTAGTCTGTATGGATGCCAACAATGTGACTTATGTCTGGGGTGTTGTGAGTTGGGGGGAAAACTGTGGAAAACCAGAGTTCCCAGGTGTTTACACCAAAGTGGCCAATTATTTTGACTGGATTAGCTACCATGTGGGAAGGCCTCTTATTTCTCAGCACAATGTATAA